One genomic region from Anolis sagrei isolate rAnoSag1 chromosome 7, rAnoSag1.mat, whole genome shotgun sequence encodes:
- the LOC132782740 gene encoding major prion protein-like — protein MKRKYVARCSVAFLLILLQADVIDSRGSRGRSRSSSSKSHSSSSGSQFGSSSSDSISSSSDSSNSDSSFRNGLGRRRWESSKSEGSSTSYLQPMQEPFPTKHRPQNPEYSSLYPWDSYNAKPWRPKPPKAKLKHVAGARIAGSAVGADGDFLLGGSMTYMEFPFWDPKEEQWWYEHRDSYSDMVYFRNYDQYPVPEDVFVGDCVNVTVGEFIKNQTDKMEIKVVTHVVRQMCKEEYRESFFRRLRESNSGKIRKMTNTAGAVIASVEGPNGGHDRVVALHISFLMMLLFLTKLLCY, from the coding sequence ATGAAGAGGAAGTATGTGGCTAGATGCTCAGTAGCATTTCTCCTGATTCTGCTTCAGGCTGATGTCATTGATTCACGAGGCTCAAGGGGCCGTTCCCGTTCAAGCAGTTCAAAATCTCATTCCAGCAGTTCTGGGTCCCAATTTGGCAGTTCTAGTTCCGATTCGATCAGTTCTAGCTCTGATTCAAGCAATTCTGATTCTTCTTTTAGAAACGGCCTAGGAAGGAGACGTTGGGAATCTAGCAAATCGGAAGGAAGTTCTACCAGTTACCTTCAACCTATGCAAGAACCGTTCCCCACAAAACATCGCCCTCAAAACCCTGAGTATTCTTCACTATACCCTTGGGATTCATACAATGCCAAGCCATGGAGACCGAAGCCACCCAAAGCCAAACTAAAGCATGTGGCCGGAGCACGCATTGCTGGCTCTGCAGTGGGAGCTGATGGGGACTTCCTTCTTGGCGGCTCCATGACCTACATGGAATTCCCTTTTTGGGACCCCAAGGAGGAACAGTGGTGGTACGAACACCGCGATAGCTATTCCGACATGGTTTATTTCCGAAATTACGATCAGTATCCTGTTCCAGAGGATGTCTTTGTGGGAGACTGTGTGAATGTCACTGTGGGAGAGTTCATCAAGAACCAAACCGATAAGATGGAAATTAAGGTTGTGACGCACGTGGTGCGCCAAATGTGCAAAGAGGAGTATCGTGAAAGTTTCTTTCGACGTTTAAGAGAAAGCAACTCTGGGAAGATACGCAAGATGACAAATACCGCCGGAGCCGTTATCGCCAGTGTTGAAGGACCCAATGGAGGTCATGATAGGGTTGTGGCTCTACACATCTCCTTTTTGATGATGCTTCTCTTCCTCACAAAGCTCCTCTGTTATTGA